Below is a genomic region from Candidatus Binatus sp..
CGCCGACGAGGTGATCGCCTTGGTCGCGGACATCGCGACGAAAACGGTTTCGTCGTTGGCCGGCTTTTCGACGCCGCCTTGGATCGCACGGCCGAAAGTTTTCATTGCCGCGATCTTGCCGTGGCGGGCGATCGCCACCTGACAGGCGGGCAGAACGCCATCCTTGACGTCGCGCTCGGCCCGGTCCATCAGCGCCTGAACTTTGTCCGGATTGAGGCCGACCTGGGCCGCGCTATCAGCAAGGAATTTTTCGGCGAGCATTGGCTTCTCTCCTTTGGAGCAATTGGTGAATCAGTACATAGTCGGGCACAGGGGCCGCCGCGCGCGCTGCACCTCGCGCGGCCGGCACAGCGCGGCGTCGGTCCGTCCCGCTTAGGCCCGCAGACTCGACGAAATTCAGGCGGCGCGACGCGGACGACGCACGTCCTTCGCCATCACCTTTTCCGCGACCGGCGTGAAGATGAAAGTCCCGACGTTCTTCATATCGATCGCGTCGCTCGGCACAATCTCGGGCGTTCCGCCGCGCGCACGCAGTTCTTTGAGAACGCCTGCAAGATCGTCGGTCTCGATCTCATAGAGGGCCAGGTACTTGTAGGCCTTGCTCGCCTCGCCGCCCATCTGCGCGTCAGCGATGCGGAACCGCTGCGCACAGACGAAGCCGGGTACATTAAGCACATCCGGAATATGATTCCGGTTGTACCATTCGTTGAACTCGGCCTCTTTGCCCTCGGTTGGATTGGTCATCACGACGAACGTATACTTGGCCATTTTCAAACCTCCTCGGTCATATCCTGGTGCTCTCGGAGTCGCGCCTATATTCGGCGCGGACTCTTGCGGGATATTAGTCCCGCGATCCGCAGGGCGTCCATCGGATTGCGCGAATATTCTCGCGTGGCGCTAAGGCGGACCTCTTTTCAGCTAGTCGATTCGCCGGCGGTAGGCGGCGAGCGCAATCGCGGTGGCGCGCGTGGCACCGCTTGCGACACCGATAGATGCGTTCGTGCGCTCAGTGCGTCGTCGATTCTGCCGTTCTCTGCGCAAGCAAATTTGGGCAATAATATACTTGACTCACCAATGAGCTTGCGCTAGATTCTATCGCATGGAAGCTCCGAAGACACTCCAACAGGCGATTCGCGACTTCTCCGATCCAGATCGATGCCTCGAATTCATGGTCAGTATTCGATGGCCCGACGGCGTGAAATGCCCAACTTGCGGGAGCAAGGAAGTTTCTTTCCTCGCAACGCGGCGCGTGTGGAAGTGCAAGACCAAGCACGCCAAGCAGCAGTTCAGCGTCAAGGTAGGCACTGTGTTCGAGGATTCGCCTGTCGGTCTGGATAAGTGGTTTGCAGCGGTCTGGATGGTCGCTAATTGCAAGAACCTGGTCAGCTCATACGAGATTCATCGAGCACTTGGAGTGACGCAAAAAACGGCGTGGTTCATGGATCATCGAGTCCGGCTCGCGATGCAGACGGGCACGTTTGAGAAGATCGCGGGCGAGTTTGAAGTTGACGAGTCTTTTATCGGCGGCCTCGCCCGATTCATGCACAAGGACAAGAAGGCCAAGATCACGGGCACGGGCGGGGCCGGAAAAGCAATCGTGATGGGTCTGCTGGATCGAAAGACTAAAAAGATTCGGCTAAGGCACGTTCCCAATACGCAGCGCGAGACATTACAAGGCGTCGTGCGCCAGTACATCCAAGGCGGCTCGTACATCTACAGCGATGCATGGGTCGCCTACAA
It encodes:
- a CDS encoding DUF4286 family protein; translation: MAKYTFVVMTNPTEGKEAEFNEWYNRNHIPDVLNVPGFVCAQRFRIADAQMGGEASKAYKYLALYEIETDDLAGVLKELRARGGTPEIVPSDAIDMKNVGTFIFTPVAEKVMAKDVRRPRRAA
- a CDS encoding IS1595 family transposase → MEAPKTLQQAIRDFSDPDRCLEFMVSIRWPDGVKCPTCGSKEVSFLATRRVWKCKTKHAKQQFSVKVGTVFEDSPVGLDKWFAAVWMVANCKNLVSSYEIHRALGVTQKTAWFMDHRVRLAMQTGTFEKIAGEFEVDESFIGGLARFMHKDKKAKITGTGGAGKAIVMGLLDRKTKKIRLRHVPNTQRETLQGVVRQYIQGGSYIYSDAWVAYNGLNHDYVHQVIDHAESYVQGNVHTNGIENFWSLLKRDLKGTYISVEPFHLFRYLDEQAFRFNERKANDGERFVMTMQGITGKRLTYEKLTGKEEAAPV